The Apis mellifera strain DH4 linkage group LG3, Amel_HAv3.1, whole genome shotgun sequence genome includes the window TGTTTGTACACAATACATAGAGAATGTATAGATgtactaaaataattatatgtttaaattaaatatttctatatacatttaatataacttgCAAAAAACTaacttttctaatttaacACTTGCTATCTTACCCCTATCagtttatatctaaattttgcTTATCATTAAGTACTTATAAAACTGTTAATTATAGGTGCAATTTTTTCaggataatttaaatgtacatGATGAGTTCCCTCTACTTTATGATATTCAAATCTTTTAGCacctatttttatttgatctaaAACTTTATCATAAGATTCAGGATAATCAAGTTTCAATCCAGGTATAGCACGAATATTAAGGTAAGCACACTTTATCCGAGTTGCATATATAAGTACCATATCTAAAGATATTGTACCCAATGCAGAAacctaaattaaattatatatgaaatatgttatgttattatattaatgttttattattgtaaaatcaatatcaattaatattaatctgtaGTTGGTATTCTTAGATCacaatttatgaaattgtagATTATCAATTGCTATTCTAATTGCAGATTATTATGATGATACAAActatagattaattttatatattgtataatataataaattcatatgtaattatttatgtattataatgaataaaatattaccttTAATCGCGGATcacgtgaaaaataatatcgttcgGATTCATTGGCAGGTCGCAAACCacgtttcattaatattatggCACTTTCTCTAGTTATGGAACCTTTATAAGCATCTTCAACAATGCTAAGCACTTCATCATAACTATAGGATGGAATACTATCAGATTGTagcaattcatattttaaaaatttgtcaataCTATCACTAAGTATAGCAACATTTTTTGCCACATCTTTTACACTAGGACTTGCAATATCTAAACTTATCATGAATTCCACTTCATCAGGATAAAATGCagcatataaaaatgatattgccCCTCCTAAGGAATGTCCAAGTAATTTGACCTAtgataatcatatttaattatatattaaaatatgtaaaaactgaaaaaaatagaaaattattattcatgaatataaaataatatatggatataaattttaattttatgaaatgtaCTTTTTATATCATGCAAAATTGGAGTAAACACTTTCAAGGCTGActgttatataacaataataataaaacaatattttttgtttaatagatTCTATGATTCATTGATATGATAGTTATTTAAACTACTAAACTAAATTGAGTGGTAATATTTAATCCACTCGCTAACCTTCttccatttgaaatattttacaattctacGAAGTAGAATAATACCATCCCAATAAACATAATAGTATTGACTCTTTGGATAATGGGAAGATAAACCATGACCAGGCATATCCAAACAAAGTACTGAAATCTCATCACATAATAAAGGAATCAAAGTGTCAAAACTGCCAGCATTATCTTGACGTCCATGCAGAGCCACTATTGGTTGGATCCCTTTAGGACCCCACCATTTGCCTGCAGGTAagtgattattgaaaaaatttaaaataatttttagatttaattactttaactatatataaatatactaaaatttatatttcctaaaaaaacattcttaaataaaaattttaatatgaaacaaaGTTGTAGCTGaacaatagaaatttattatgattttgaaaatatatataaaacctaTAGTTATACAACGATAGTATATGATTTGCAATGCatgtattgtatatatgaatacatataatgattaattatataaatctataacaGTCAACCTTGttccaaatatttctataatataaatttagtcattatataattatatataatatatgtaatatatataataacaattcttttattataaataaatccaaaatgatatcaatataaatatttatattgatacattatgaaaaaattaaatataataata containing:
- the LOC409335 gene encoding probable serine hydrolase isoform X1 — its product is MNTVDKATDSTENINGHKVHNVEEIQIPVPWGYLSGKWWGPMDQQPIVAIHGWQDNAGTFDKLIPLLPSNVAILAIDLPGHGLSSHLPSGQFYYVFWDGLVILRRLVKYYNWNKVKLLGHSLGGAISFLYAAFYPDEVEFMISLDIASPSVKDVAKNVAILSDSIDKFLKYELLQSDSIPSYSYDEVLSIVEDAYKGSITRESAIILMKRGLRPANESERYYFSRDPRLKVSALGTISLDMVLIYATRIKCAYLNIRAIPGLKLDYPESYDKVLDQIKIGAKRFEYHKVEGTHHVHLNYPEKIAPIINSFIST
- the LOC409335 gene encoding probable serine hydrolase isoform X3, which codes for MNTVDKATDSTENINGHKVHNVEEIQIPVPWGYLSGKWWGPMDQQPIVAIHGWQDNAGTFDKLIPLLPSNVAILAIDLPGHGLSSHLPSGQFYYVFWDGLVILRKWWGPKGIQPIVALHGRQDNAGSFDTLIPLLCDEISVLCLDMPGHGLSSHYPKSQYYYVYWDGIILLRRIVKYFKWKKVKLLGHSLGGAISFLYAAFYPDEVEFMISLDIASPSVKDVAKNVAILSDSIDKFLKYELLQSDSIPSYSYDEVLSIVEDAYKGSITRESAIILMKRGLRPANESERYYFSRDPRLKVSALGTISLDMVLIYATRIKCAYLNIRAIPGLKLDYPESYDKVLDQIKIGAKRFEYHKVEGTHHVHLNYPEKIAPIINSFIST
- the LOC409335 gene encoding probable serine hydrolase isoform X2 encodes the protein MNTVDKATDSTENINGHKVHNVEEIQIPVPWGYLSGKWWGPKGIQPIVALHGRQDNAGSFDTLIPLLCDEISVLCLDMPGHGLSSHYPKSQYYYVYWDGIILLRRIVKYFKWKKVKLLGHSLGGAISFLYAAFYPDEVEFMISLDIASPSVKDVAKNVAILSDSIDKFLKYELLQSDSIPSYSYDEVLSIVEDAYKGSITRESAIILMKRGLRPANESERYYFSRDPRLKVSALGTISLDMVLIYATRIKCAYLNIRAIPGLKLDYPESYDKVLDQIKIGAKRFEYHKVEGTHHVHLNYPEKIAPIINSFIST